One genomic region from Sphingobacterium sp. UGAL515B_05 encodes:
- a CDS encoding peptide-N-glycosidase F-related protein encodes MNIRPILTLFYFFICYHVFAQEGTISHVVTHQRKTIQCDAQKGENSYPAWGVFPKENDPVRKVTMFVSLGSPDSLRTAHWDYLDHIVLRRKGGKNGAVLNYELGRMLTPYGSIYNKGWSWKWQVDVTDFAPFLRDSVEIVYTHSGFEDKTVGWALTVDFEILSGPPVVTPLGITALWNKAYKYGDVNEKIAENLLPISFTSSPGAALSRIRIQHTGHGMDKPRGCSEFCSRWRELTFDGKTVDRRDMWKKCGGNPLYPQGGTWVHDRAYWCPGDLQQPDFIDVFTKVGTHQVALQMEPYTATDNVQAVENISAYLFQYSAPTRKVDVAVESIMVPSDEQRFSRLNPASAGPRISFRNLGADPIRSLEIVYGTKGFPVKTFHWKGNLPFNQVAEVILPGEIQEKDRENVFTVSLLQPNGKPDAWPADNKAQSVFTALQKFPTDFVLEFMTNNKPADNRIFLINAKQDTVFRKNGSQLAAATMYRDTLHLAEGNHSLALVDTAGNGLQFWAQPENGDGHLRIFDLKGNLIHAFESDCGNGEMFSFNAKLGLEMNTISTQYAFSLYPRSVVDKTQLSVVSNKQSEMTVLFMVDGVLWQKHEYKSIQQAVLNYDLSHLPSGRIIVEVLMDGISRFKGRINKR; translated from the coding sequence ATGAATATAAGACCTATACTAACCCTATTCTACTTTTTTATCTGCTATCATGTTTTTGCACAAGAAGGCACAATAAGCCATGTCGTTACTCATCAACGGAAAACCATTCAATGTGATGCACAGAAAGGCGAAAATTCCTATCCAGCTTGGGGGGTATTTCCGAAAGAAAACGATCCTGTAAGAAAGGTTACTATGTTTGTTTCCCTTGGGAGCCCAGATAGTTTGCGCACAGCACATTGGGATTATTTGGATCACATCGTATTGCGTCGTAAAGGAGGCAAAAATGGAGCTGTGCTAAATTATGAATTAGGAAGAATGCTTACGCCATATGGTAGTATCTATAATAAAGGATGGAGTTGGAAATGGCAGGTCGATGTAACTGATTTTGCTCCTTTCTTAAGGGATAGCGTGGAAATTGTTTATACTCATTCTGGTTTTGAGGACAAGACTGTAGGATGGGCACTTACTGTAGATTTTGAAATTTTATCAGGTCCACCAGTCGTCACCCCATTGGGAATAACAGCGCTATGGAATAAAGCATATAAATATGGGGATGTCAACGAAAAGATAGCAGAAAATTTACTACCAATATCATTTACCTCGAGTCCGGGAGCAGCATTGAGCCGAATACGTATTCAGCATACAGGGCATGGTATGGATAAACCACGTGGCTGTAGTGAATTCTGTAGCCGATGGCGCGAACTCACCTTCGATGGAAAGACTGTAGACAGACGTGATATGTGGAAGAAATGTGGTGGTAATCCACTTTATCCACAAGGCGGTACCTGGGTACATGACCGCGCATATTGGTGCCCTGGAGATTTACAGCAGCCTGATTTTATTGATGTATTTACTAAAGTCGGTACTCATCAAGTTGCCTTACAGATGGAACCCTATACAGCGACAGATAATGTACAGGCTGTCGAAAATATATCCGCTTACTTGTTTCAATATTCAGCCCCCACACGAAAAGTAGATGTTGCAGTCGAGTCAATAATGGTTCCAAGTGATGAACAGCGTTTCTCTAGATTAAATCCGGCGAGTGCTGGTCCTAGGATCTCTTTCAGAAATTTAGGCGCCGACCCGATTCGATCCCTAGAAATTGTTTATGGCACGAAAGGATTTCCTGTCAAAACTTTCCATTGGAAAGGTAATCTTCCTTTTAATCAAGTTGCAGAAGTTATCCTACCCGGAGAAATACAGGAAAAAGATCGGGAGAATGTATTTACGGTGTCACTTCTTCAGCCTAATGGAAAGCCGGATGCATGGCCCGCAGACAATAAGGCGCAAAGCGTTTTTACAGCGCTACAGAAATTTCCGACTGATTTTGTTTTGGAGTTTATGACCAATAATAAACCAGCGGATAATCGTATATTTTTAATTAATGCAAAGCAGGATACGGTCTTTCGTAAAAATGGCTCTCAACTGGCTGCAGCAACGATGTATAGAGATACTTTACATCTTGCTGAGGGAAATCACTCACTCGCTTTGGTTGATACCGCAGGTAACGGACTGCAGTTTTGGGCTCAACCTGAAAATGGTGATGGTCATTTACGGATCTTCGATCTGAAAGGAAATCTTATTCATGCTTTTGAAAGTGATTGTGGAAATGGCGAAATGTTTAGTTTCAATGCTAAACTCGGCCTAGAGATGAACACGATTTCAACGCAATATGCCTTCTCACTTTATCCCAGATCGGTTGTGGATAAGACGCAACTGAGCGTAGTGTCCAATAAACAAAGTGAGATGACTGTGCTTTTTATGGTTGATGGCGTTTTGTGGCAAAAACATGAATACAAATCCATTCAACAAGCTGTCTTAAACTATGATCTGAGCCATTTACCTTCAGGAAGAATAATCGTAGAAGTTCTGATGGATGGTATTAGTCGATTTAAAGGACGGATAAATAAAAGATAA
- a CDS encoding START-like domain-containing protein, whose translation MADKIKFQLEYIINSSPRILFPYLQEPNELAQWFADDVNYKDTVYTFIWDDEPHRAKIVASRENKSVRFKWLDDDPYYFDLEIDQDELTNDVALKITDYAKEEDLENRKLIWKNSIVYLQSVIGA comes from the coding sequence ATGGCAGATAAAATAAAATTCCAACTAGAATATATCATCAACTCTTCACCTAGAATTTTATTTCCGTATTTGCAAGAACCAAACGAATTGGCACAATGGTTTGCAGATGATGTAAACTATAAAGACACCGTTTATACTTTCATTTGGGATGATGAACCTCACCGAGCAAAAATTGTAGCATCGAGAGAAAATAAATCTGTACGCTTTAAATGGCTCGATGATGATCCCTATTATTTCGATCTGGAGATCGATCAAGACGAGCTAACAAATGATGTTGCTCTTAAAATAACAGATTACGCTAAAGAAGAAGACCTTGAAAATAGAAAGCTAATTTGGAAAAATTCAATAGTCTATCTTCAAAGTGTTATAGGTGCATAA
- a CDS encoding LptF/LptG family permease, with amino-acid sequence MKKVHLLILQAFIKPFIVTFFIVMFVLLMLFLFKYIDDLIGKGFEWYTIMELIGYQCVVQIQMAMPLSMLLSSIMTFGNLGESYELVAIKAAGVSLRKAMTPLFILVAIFATSSFLFSDYILPVVNLKMGTLLTDVRNKKADFLIKPGIFNNTIPGYSIRARGKNKAGTILYDLMIYDHRGGNTANNVLMAKEGYIYNSPDNNYMILKLKDGIRYEEARTKNSKTYDPRQQFTRFKFKETEQKFDMGSFQQGKTDENLFKSHHAMLNLKQLDMYIDSNHIKIDSMGKAIVRTLDTRYNIYSKYFSANQPGQPKVKEAKIKPFKNLLSDLVPQEQRAQITMNALNQLNYLKEDLNGRTLEFKDYKSKDIRYRIEWHRKFTLAVSCLLLFAIGAPLGAIIRKGGLGLPVVMAIIFFLIYHIISTVAEKTAKDGAISSAVGMWMAIIVLTPLAAFLTYKSTTDSALFDIDQYKLKVEAAWKWIKEKLAKKNKLKESH; translated from the coding sequence ATGAAAAAGGTTCATTTACTTATTCTTCAAGCTTTCATAAAACCATTTATTGTCACATTCTTTATTGTGATGTTTGTCTTATTGATGCTTTTCCTATTCAAGTACATTGATGATTTGATTGGAAAAGGATTCGAATGGTATACGATCATGGAGCTAATTGGATATCAATGCGTTGTTCAAATCCAAATGGCAATGCCTTTATCCATGCTCCTTTCCTCCATTATGACTTTCGGAAATCTGGGTGAAAGCTATGAATTAGTTGCAATCAAAGCTGCAGGCGTATCTTTACGTAAAGCGATGACCCCACTATTTATACTCGTTGCAATTTTCGCAACAAGTTCTTTTCTGTTCTCCGACTATATACTCCCGGTAGTGAACCTAAAAATGGGTACGCTACTTACTGATGTGCGTAATAAAAAAGCAGATTTCCTCATCAAACCCGGAATCTTCAACAACACCATTCCAGGTTACTCAATCCGTGCTAGGGGGAAAAACAAAGCAGGAACAATTCTCTATGACTTGATGATCTATGATCATCGTGGCGGTAATACAGCCAATAATGTACTTATGGCGAAAGAAGGGTATATCTATAACTCTCCTGACAACAATTATATGATCCTAAAACTTAAGGATGGTATCCGCTATGAGGAAGCACGGACTAAAAATTCCAAAACCTACGATCCACGTCAGCAATTTACGCGATTTAAGTTCAAGGAAACAGAGCAAAAGTTTGATATGGGAAGTTTTCAACAAGGTAAAACGGATGAAAATCTCTTCAAGAGCCACCATGCGATGTTAAACCTGAAACAGTTAGACATGTACATTGATTCCAACCATATTAAGATAGACAGTATGGGAAAAGCCATCGTACGTACATTAGACACCCGATATAATATCTATTCGAAATATTTTAGTGCGAATCAACCTGGACAGCCAAAGGTCAAAGAAGCTAAGATCAAACCTTTTAAAAATTTGCTTAGCGATCTGGTTCCCCAAGAACAACGGGCACAGATCACCATGAATGCGTTAAACCAGTTGAATTATTTAAAGGAAGATCTAAATGGACGTACACTAGAGTTTAAAGATTACAAGTCGAAAGATATACGCTATCGGATTGAATGGCATCGCAAGTTTACCCTAGCTGTCTCCTGTCTTTTATTATTTGCAATCGGAGCTCCACTAGGAGCCATTATCAGAAAAGGTGGACTCGGTCTTCCGGTCGTGATGGCCATCATTTTCTTTCTAATCTATCACATTATCTCTACAGTAGCAGAAAAAACAGCGAAAGATGGTGCGATCTCATCGGCTGTTGGTATGTGGATGGCCATTATTGTCTTAACACCATTAGCTGCTTTTCTAACATACAAGTCGACGACTGATTCTGCCTTATTTGATATTGATCAATATAAATTAAAAGTAGAAGCCGCTTGGAAATGGATTAAGGAAAAGCTTGCAAAAAAGAATAAATTAAAAGAATCACATTAG
- a CDS encoding bifunctional 3,4-dihydroxy-2-butanone-4-phosphate synthase/GTP cyclohydrolase II: MDFKLNTIEEAIADIQAGKVVIVVDDEDRENEGDFVTAARNATPEIINFMATHGRGLVCAPITKERADALHLDLMVGQNTAVYETNFTVSIDLQGYGCTTGISASDRSKTIKAMIDPNIHYEELGRPGHIFPLIAKDGGVLRRTGHTEATVDLARLAGFEPAGVLVEILKEDGEMARLPELMEVAKKFDLKIVSIEDLIEYRLKHDSLINEEVTVNMPTQYGDFKMKAFTQKDTGEQHLALYKGEWNEDEPILVRVHSSCVTGDIFGSCRCDCGPQLHKAMEMIQQEGKGVIVYMNQEGRGIGLINKLHAYKLQENGLDTVDANVQLGFKADLRDYGVGAQILRNLGVTKMRLMSNNPTKRAGLVGYGLEIVENVPIEITANPFNEEYLKTKRDRMGHTIMKNL; this comes from the coding sequence ATGGATTTCAAATTAAACACGATCGAAGAAGCGATCGCTGATATACAAGCAGGAAAAGTAGTAATCGTCGTGGATGACGAAGATCGCGAAAATGAAGGAGACTTTGTCACTGCGGCCCGCAATGCAACTCCCGAAATCATCAACTTTATGGCGACTCACGGTCGTGGACTAGTATGTGCCCCAATTACAAAAGAAAGAGCAGATGCATTACACCTCGACTTAATGGTGGGACAGAATACAGCGGTATATGAAACAAACTTTACAGTTTCCATTGACTTACAGGGATATGGTTGTACAACCGGTATTTCTGCGTCGGACCGTTCGAAAACAATTAAAGCAATGATCGATCCTAATATTCATTATGAAGAATTAGGTAGACCAGGACATATTTTCCCACTCATAGCGAAAGATGGTGGTGTATTACGTCGTACAGGACACACTGAAGCTACAGTTGACCTCGCTCGATTAGCAGGATTTGAGCCAGCGGGTGTATTGGTTGAGATTCTAAAAGAAGATGGTGAAATGGCCAGACTTCCGGAACTCATGGAAGTTGCTAAAAAATTTGACTTAAAGATCGTTAGTATTGAAGATCTAATTGAATACCGTCTTAAGCACGACTCTTTAATCAATGAAGAAGTCACGGTTAATATGCCAACGCAATATGGTGATTTTAAAATGAAAGCCTTTACACAAAAGGACACTGGCGAACAACATTTAGCGCTTTATAAAGGCGAGTGGAATGAAGATGAACCTATTTTAGTACGGGTGCACAGCTCTTGTGTTACGGGTGATATTTTTGGTTCTTGCCGTTGTGACTGTGGTCCTCAATTGCACAAAGCTATGGAAATGATCCAGCAAGAGGGTAAAGGTGTTATTGTCTATATGAATCAAGAAGGTCGCGGTATTGGACTGATCAATAAGCTACATGCTTACAAATTACAAGAAAATGGTTTGGATACGGTAGACGCCAATGTGCAGTTAGGGTTCAAGGCAGATTTAAGAGACTACGGTGTAGGAGCCCAGATTCTTAGAAATCTTGGTGTCACAAAAATGCGTCTTATGTCAAATAATCCGACAAAACGTGCTGGCCTAGTAGGTTATGGTCTCGAAATCGTAGAAAATGTACCTATTGAAATAACGGCAAATCCCTTTAATGAAGAGTACTTAAAAACTAAAAGGGATCGTATGGGACATACAATCATGAAAAATCTATAA